AAATCGGTAAAATCGACATCCGATGATATTATCGTTCGACGTTCAGTACGAGTTTTGCCGTCGTTAACACCGTTTTATTACTctagttatatattttctatcgATGAAACGACGGACGCCAATGGTCGTTATGTTGCCaatgttataataggtacattagaaGTAGGTAACAtaggtaaaatgtttttattaaattcagaagTATTAGAAAAAACCAATCACAGTACAATTGCCAAAGTTTTGGATAAGTCTTTATCAATATTATGGCCACAAGGAATAATACACGATAATgtccttttatttttaagtgacgCTGCTCCGTACATGGTAAAAGCAGCCACATCGATTCAAACTTATTATTCGAAAATGATACATGTTACATGCTTGGCACACGCCTTGCATAGTTGCCGAAGAAATAAGAATACATTTTCCAAACGTTGACGAATTgataaataacgttaaaaatgtatttttgaaagcACCGTCGcaaatccaaatatttaaaacaatggcACCAGATATTCCACTACCTCCTCGGCCTGTATTAACACGTTGGGGCACTTGGCTTAATGCTTCCAtgtactattatacaatttgtagaTTTATTACTCTTTTTTCAGGGCATTTTTCTGGGTTTTTTAGGGCATAATTTAGAGTTTTTAGGtcataaaagcattttttttaggatatttttCGGGGTTTTTGAGGGCATTAAAATCCCAGccctatttattaataatcaacgGACATACGCCCTTtaacaagaaaaaaacattacataataattgacacattaaactaataacaaagggataaataaaaataaaaactagaaagacaaaaaaaaaataataataataataataataataataataacaaaaacaaaatctttttttttcttcttcttatttttatactataaaacgtgaacCCGAGGGCGCCCCCTGGTGTCGTAATTCCGAATCACTCTAGAGGAAATTGGAgggaaaacttatttaaattatttatcatttatttaattgataagaaCTAGATTCGGgcgttatcatttaatttttacggctttcttatcattattattgtggtgATTCGGTGCACGTATCACCACTTTGCTCCCACTCCACTCGTTACCATCCGCTGCGcggtaccaattattttatattcgtgatttattttatttatacaacttccgtgatttttatatttaNNNNNNNNNNNNNNNNNNNNNNNNNNNNNNNNNNNNNNNNNNNNNNNNNNNNNNNNNNNNNNNNNNNNNNNNNNNNNNNNNNNNNNNNNNNNNNNNNNNNattttatattatattactttgatACCTGGCCCAGAAAAAATCCAAGGAGGGACTGTACCTACTTTCACTCCACCGTTCCCCTTGGTTACAGattcaatacctatattatcttcataatttaaatgtttaaacgatgcattattatttactaggtgatacacaaaatgaaatatttttttaaacatctcACAATCATNNNNNNNNNNNNNNNNNNNNNNNNNNNNNNNNNNNNNNNNNNNNNNNNNNNNNNNNNNNNNNNNNNNNNNNNNNNNNNNNNNNNNNNNNNNNNNNNNNNNTTCATAAAGTTGAAATTGAACTTTTCATATGAACAGTTGAGCCGAATAACAATTCGAATAATTCTGATATTactagttttttattttgaccaCTTTTGAATAATCAGATCTGTGTAGATcgcttataacatttttatcatatattttataaatatttcttaatttaaaacttgCAAAATCATCTCCAAATATTGAGAATCtacagaatttaaatttaaataacggaTACCCATTgagtttaaaaaactttttttcaaaagatttttattatcactgaaatattttatcttttcacCGGCACATAATTCTAAGTTAAGCTtttcaactattattttaagactaTTTGAAGTATTTTCTACTAGGAAGTTTTGTCTTGATATAATCTCGAATATTAATAGAAACTTTTTTTGACTAATGATTCTTAATGATTCAAACTAATTTGACTTGGTTTTTGAAACtactttcaatatttttaactggcAAGTttgaatttagttattatttatattaatttatttatcttggtTATTAATGTAAACCAATAATTGGTATCAATAATGCTGTCCATTatacttttcttttttattctttCTTTGTAATCACGATGCCTTTCGTCTTCTGCCTTAAAATggtaattatattcaaaaatatttcttagtTCAACTTCAAAGTCGTAGCTAGAATATTTGGCTATTTCTTTATATAACCCATAATGCCTATCccctttaaattttttttttatacatttcatccatttttttttagttacaaactCATTATTTACAGGATGAACTAAGTGGTATGctgaacacaatttttttctaaatgcaATACAAATTTCACAAGTTCTAGAGGGCTTTGAACATTTGAaacttacatattttctttttgataaGTCTTCATTCATGGATGGATCATTGGCTATTGTTTCTATATGATTTATTTGGGccttataatatgttgaacCAATTAACAATTCGATTACTTCTGATACTACTACATTTCCTTCATTATGAACACTTTTAGGTGATTGGATACAGGTATCTACatcacctataaaaaatattaatttatatgaaataaatatcaagAAAAATATAAGTCATTATTAATAAACGGACCTGTTTTGAATTTACGGTGCATTTGTGGAGAAGAGATTGCTGCTGTAGGAGATGATAATGATAATCTGCACTCCGATGGTGTTGGTTAGTCGGACGTGTGTCACTTCGCACCTGTTGAAGCTGAATAATTTGATCACGACAAAATTATGGCACTAGCTGCGGACCGATCTGTGATTGATTTGATACGCATGCGCAAACGTGCGGACATTGAACACTgtcgtatatttttttctcgtgcTACCTACCCCTATTCACATCATAGATAATAGTAAACGAACGTTTCGTTCCGGTCCACGATGTAGGTAAAACGGTGTAGTCACTCGAGCCGAGAAGTGAGTCCAAATCAGACGGCACTTTGGTTAGCGCGCCTTCCGCCAGGTAGCGCTAAAAAGGCCGATCAACAACCGGctgctatagcctataatagaGAAGACCGTATTTGTAATGCATTAATGCCTTTTTGCGTATTATCCGCggtaaagtttaaaatttcatacttcagtattcaatattcattcaaatttatattttaatataatcaaatattcacCTTATANNNNNNNNNNNNNNNNNNNNNNNNNNNNNNNNNNNNNNNNNNNNNNNNNNNNNNNNNNNNNNNNNNNNNNNNNNNNNNNNNNNNNNNNNNNNNNNNNNNNNNNNNNNNNNNNNNNNNNNNNNNNNNNNNNNNNNNNNNNNNNNNNNNNNNNNNNNNNNNNNNNNNNNNNNNNNNNNNNNNNNNNNNNNNNNNNNNNNNNNNNNNNNNNNNNNNNNNNNNNNNNNNNNNNNNNNNNNNNNNNNNNNNNNNNNNNNNNNNNNNNNNNNNNNNNNNNNNNNNNNNNNNNNNNNNNNNNNNNNNNNNNNNNNNNNNNNNNNNNNNNNNNNNNNNNNNNNNNNNNNNNNNNNNNNNNNNNNNNNNNNNNNNNNNNNNNNNNNNNNNNNNNNNNNNNNNNNNNNNNNNNNNNNNNNNNNNNNNNNNNNNNNNNNNNNNNNNNNNNNNNNNNNNNNNNNNNNNNNNNNNNNNNNNNNNNNNNNNNNNNNNNNNNNNNNNNNNNNNNNNNNNNNNNNNNNNNNNNNNNNNNNNNNNNNNNNNNNNNNNNNNNNNNNNNNNNNNNNNNNNNNNNNNNNNNNNNNNNNNNNNNNNNNNNNNNNNNNNNNNNNNNNNNNNNNNNNNNNNNNNNNNNNNNNNNNNNNNNNNNNNNNNNNNNNNNNNNNNNNNNNNNNNNNNNNNNNNNNNAAAAACCAGTCTACGGACGTTCCGTCCCTGTCAATTATTAAGGTAGGACAATAATTGGTCCCCGGGAGTAATTATCAGACGTTATTTTGGCGGGTAAATTGTGCCAGAAAtcgtaggtaaaaaaaaaattatgagattCAAAAAGgttatatttacatacattagTTTAAGTTGGTATGTATATcggattgataaaaaaattattctaaattattatcgtaaaaaatatcGTAACTTGcagtaaccatataatataaacactatggataagataatattatagtagctacattcatagatatatacaacaaactagatagccgtctccttcttgtcatggaagtcggccgccatttacaaagcaggcaatgtttacaaaataatattatcatagtatatatgtatagataaatatatatgtatataaataaatgtaaaataaatgtaaacattgcctgctttatagATGGcggccgatttcaacatattggtCACAACTGTCAACTGTAGTAttaagacggctatctagttgttgtatatatctatggctacattatgtgtatattagGTAAGCGTAAGCCGTATAAGGATTATAGGGACATCCTATGTTTCTATCCATGCAtaaggtataacatattatataatatgtttttgggctgggtacacatattttgacttttcactaatttttcgtaaaatttcGTTgtcatgattaataatattaattattattaataaaaacataatattatatatgaatcaCAAATTTTCCTAAGAGTGGAAAATATAGAACAGTTTACCACGTAACCGTACTTAATCCcaaccataattttatattattaggtcaattattattacagcatttttctaaaaattgtgGAAACTAAAGCCAAGTGGTACATAGTCACatactacctactatattatacatctattttGACGTCATGGTCGTAGTTCGAAAAAATTGTCGTTGACGCCTCAAATAGGTacgtttattttcaaattctgtaATTATAAATTCCATACTTAGTAATAAGTGATACGTacctaacttaaattaataaattgtgatgCAGCTGCTGCtgcaaaaaaatgttcagtgtctcaacaaaataatatcatctggGGACCAATATTGTccgtatataaaatgataacggGGACCAATTGTCCGTTTACCATTGTAGAGGGGTTAAAACGGACTAAATACACCGTACACCGACATTACATGTCATGACAGGTCAAAGGGCGACCGACGGGTCACAATCGGCGCGTGTACGGATGATTCGTGAGTACGGCCCCGTACGCGTGTCTGTAGAACAACTGTTTTTTGGGGGGCTATAGTCTCTTTTTTTGTGGTACCTCGACCTATGTCGGAACTTCTTTCGAATTACTTCGCAAAACGGCCATAATGatacagaacataatattatcttacaaatataactaaaggaaaaaaatataaaaagtactaAAGAAgcctatttaaagtaaaatataaattaataatatttatcatattattatcaaatattttgtacttaaattaaatatagaaaaaaaaacgttttaaattttaaattattagtgtaGTATAAGGTTTAAACGCCTTATTTTTTAGgcaaatatattaagaatatcttaagcattaataatattagctaaGTCGCTTTCAATATGAAGTAACGatagattttcaaatttatcgtTAGTCATAGAATTAttcgctataataataaaacattttttcaattctCACATAATATGGATATAAAACAGTAAACTTTTACACAGGGAGCTAAACAGATTTCACGGGGGCTTAAATGCTTAATGTAATTCTGTTGGGACTATAGCCCTCGCCAATTCTACGCCtatggtattaataattatgatagatAATTCATTAATTCTCATACGCTGCGTACTGCGTTCGATTGTTTTCATCGTCCTAAACGGGCCTTGGACTTAACTGTTTCccaatacacaaatataataagtaatacgtattttacttacctaccctatattgataataggtattattgtacgAAGACGTTATGCTCATCGGACTGGTCGATACTCGGAGGTACAGCATTACAGCGAATATATATAACGAGTAATGCAGTTGTTATcggcagtggcggatccagggggagGGCAAAGGAGGAATTTCCCCCCTCCCACAATCGCTgtagttttcttttattttacactgtgtttagccaattttgt
This portion of the Acyrthosiphon pisum isolate AL4f chromosome A1, pea_aphid_22Mar2018_4r6ur, whole genome shotgun sequence genome encodes:
- the LOC107883408 gene encoding uncharacterized protein LOC107883408 is translated as MHRKFKTGDVDTCIQSPKSVHNEGNVVVSEVIELLIGSTYYKAQINHIETIANDPSMNEDLSKRKYVSFKCSKPSRTCEICIAFRKKLCSAYHLVHPVNNEFVTKKKWMKCIKKKFKGDRHYGLYKEIAKYSSYDFEVELRNIFEYNYHFKAEDERHRDYKERIKKKSIMDSIIDTNYWFTLITKINKLI